In Apis cerana isolate GH-2021 linkage group LG5, AcerK_1.0, whole genome shotgun sequence, a single genomic region encodes these proteins:
- the LOC107997655 gene encoding MATH and LRR domain-containing protein PFE0570w isoform X1, producing MSPIFSKNVSSTELFFRTVNGSKLKLIDKSVKTKNVMKFVLYKNIHLNVNITILVLLGTIVLWKTFNIFIPFIGCVLLLVLQFISFITSVNKDILIVVESVGIYIEERRIFYGLNSCEFIPWDTVVDIFINEVIIGKMPGIYVRKTSWIDWTQKKESLTLTVPGSYWLCHKNNIYKFVFKYHRTTRNEKQFNFEKELMKIIRRIIKNQPPRKQQFCTRNLLVTFNRTSWTRQDKIFAMMKLKKQSLVAFSHAFILTIKLFHSVEMEQNLCKITSFPSNDTLIYQNENSNNIHTYNNKNEKEDKKCLIHSSKNDYSKKDNQYENIFQSNNNIVNDNFKKLSVNEESKKQIMNREDTNKFYKNQNISFEDNNQLSLEKIDRKSNELSDDKIKLNKDNIQKNFVEYKDDFINNTKMLNNNGTFDDINADSANLPYQYLIEKEIENAKRNIKKYGLEEVNEKNTTNYIPSNIMKMQESSCPKRRKYALNNESRSSDITDLVMEGLMFTIRQGKDAVAVIEQKTKLEVDEVLENSEKIEIKKDEKCLRNSSLLGLENLITMIELPKKNESENKYQNVINQEYTLRNKSINKHIFNNIKYPLTNNKINEQNIAEVEHIKWNTCNNSILASTSFSYNNNSLDITNKYCYTETYNDYKCKEDINFIVNKNLKYKEEKEEEEEDIIPEVLQDAIFQPSDLSHKLDKCEDKLQLISNKDLLMDDIDNEELKSEIGKNEFNFHLNKNSHSKIYLKNDNPDYNSSINSVLNETQKLCNNTIYESTYKDTRKLSVPVIISNQVITLDQIPLPLQKMLKNRLSMKQNSLNNENKINKDNIESCNIQLCQVKNNVSNIEVENRNANSNILSKHYQKSIKDNKEICDKNILSPILKKEMKEIKYSDIAKNNVKKELQEEKNYIDKTKLPLMKIKDITQEFYKDLSYLQKKKNLTNQKYLRSRRKSLILNDTRNDEMHIQMVKFFQDITRGAKVVIRRININKYS from the exons ATGTCGcctatattttctaaaaatgtatcttcaactgaattattttttcgaactGTAAATGGAAGTAAATTAAAGCTTATTGATAAAAGTGTCAAAACTAAAAATgttatgaaatttgttttatataaaaatatacatttgaatGTGAATATAACTATTCTTGTATTACTTGGAACAATAGTTTTATGGaagacatttaatattttcataccaTTTATTGGATGTGTACTATTATTagtattgcaatttatttcttttattacttcTGTAAACAAAG atatattaatagtgGTAGAATCTGttggaatatatattgaagaaagaagaatattttatggtCTTAATTCTTGTGAATTTATTCCTTGGGATACAGTTgtggatatatttattaatgaagttATAATAGgg AAGATGCCTGGAATATATGTACGAAAAACTAGCTGGATTGATTGGacccaaaaaaaagaaagtttaactTTAACAGTGCCTGGTTCATATTGGTTGTgtcataagaataatatatataaatttgtttttaagtaTCATCGTACAACtag aaatgaaaaacaatttaattttgaaaaagaattaatgaaaattattagaagaattataaaaaatcaaccTCCTCGAAAACAACAATTTTGTACAAGAAACCTATTAGTTACTTTca atcGTACATCATGGACTagacaagataaaatatttgcaatgatgaaattgaaaaaacaatcTCTTGTAGCATTTTCTCATGCATTTATATTGACTATAAAACTGTTCCATTCTGTAGAAATGGaacaaaatttatgtaaaataacatCTTTTCCTTCAAATGatactttaatttatcaaaacgaaaattcaaacaatatacatacatataacaataaaaatgagaaagaagataaaaaatgtttaatacattcttctaaaaatgattattcaaaaaaagataatcagtatgaaaatatttttcaatcaaataataatatagtaaatgataattttaaaaaattatcagtaaatgaagaatcgaaaaaacaaataatgaacCGCGAAGatacaaacaaattttataaaaatcaaaatatatcatttgag gataataatcaattatcattagaaaaaattgatagaaaaagCAATGAATTAtcagatgataaaataaaattaaataaggataatattcaaaaaaactttgttgaatataaagatgattttataaataatactaaaatgttaaataataatggtaCTTTTGATGACATTAATGCAGATTCTGCAAATTTACCATATCAATacttaatagaaaaagaaatagaaaatgcaaaacgaaatattaaaaaatatggattagaagaagtaaatgaaaaaaataccaCAAATTATATACcttcaaatattatgaaaatgcaAGAGTCATCTTGTCCTAAAAGGAGAAAATAtgcattaaataatgaatcacGATCTTCTGATATTACAGATTTAGTAATGGAGGGATTAATGTTTACAATTCGTCAAGGGAAAGATGCTGTAGCAGTTATAGaacaaaaaactaaattagAAGTAGATGAGGTATtagaaaattctgaaaaaattgaaataaaaaaagatgaaaaatgtttacgAAATTCTAGTTTGCTtggtttagaaaatttaataacaatgattgaattaccaaaaaaaaatgaatctgaaaataaatatcaaaatgtaattaatcaagaatatactttaagaaataaatctataaataaacacatatttaataatataaaatatcccttaacaaataataaaattaatgaacaaaatattgcTGAAGTAGAACATATAAAATGGAATACTTGTAATAACTCTATTTTAGCTAGTACTAGTTTttcatacaataataatagcttagatattacaaataaatattgttatactgaaacatataatgattataaatgcaaagaagatataaattttattgtaaataagaatttaaaatataaagaagaaaaagaagaagaagaggaagacaTAATACCTGAAGTGTTACAAGATGCAATTTTTCAACCTTCTGATTTATCtcataaattagataaatgtgaagataaattacaattaatatcaaataaagatttattaatggaTGATATTGACAATGAAGAATTGAAATCTGAAATAGGcaagaatgaatttaattttcatcttaataaaaattcacactctaaaatatatttaaaaaatgataatccaGATTACAATTCTTCTATAAACTCTGTTCTAaatgaaacacaaaaattatgtaataatacaatatatgaaTCTACATATAAAGATACACGCAAATTAAGTGTTCcagtaattatttcaaatcaagTTATTACTCTGGATCAAATACCTTTACCTTTACAGAAAATgcttaaaaatagattatcaatgaaacaaaattccttaaataatgaaaataaaataaataaagataatattgagAGTTGCAATATACAATTATgtcaagtaaaaaataatgtctCTAACATAGAAGTAGAAAATCGAAATgcaaatagtaatatattatccaaacattatcaaaaatctataaaagataataaagaaatatgtgataaaaatattttatctccaatattaaaaaaagaaatgaaagaaataaaatattctgatattgcaaaaaataatgtaaaaaaagaattacaagaagaaaaaaattatattgataaaacaaaattgccattaatgaaaataaaggatATAAcacaagaattttataaagatctttcatatttgcaaaaaaagaaaaatttaacaaatcaaAAGTATCTCAGGTCAAGAaggaaatcattaatattaaatgatactcGTAATGATGAAATGCATATACAAAtggttaaattttttcaagatattacaAGAGGTGCCAAGGTTGTTATAAGgcgcataaatataaataaatattcatga
- the LOC107997655 gene encoding MATH and LRR domain-containing protein PFE0570w isoform X2: protein MPGIYVRKTSWIDWTQKKESLTLTVPGSYWLCHKNNIYKFVFKYHRTTRNEKQFNFEKELMKIIRRIIKNQPPRKQQFCTRNLLVTFNRTSWTRQDKIFAMMKLKKQSLVAFSHAFILTIKLFHSVEMEQNLCKITSFPSNDTLIYQNENSNNIHTYNNKNEKEDKKCLIHSSKNDYSKKDNQYENIFQSNNNIVNDNFKKLSVNEESKKQIMNREDTNKFYKNQNISFEDNNQLSLEKIDRKSNELSDDKIKLNKDNIQKNFVEYKDDFINNTKMLNNNGTFDDINADSANLPYQYLIEKEIENAKRNIKKYGLEEVNEKNTTNYIPSNIMKMQESSCPKRRKYALNNESRSSDITDLVMEGLMFTIRQGKDAVAVIEQKTKLEVDEVLENSEKIEIKKDEKCLRNSSLLGLENLITMIELPKKNESENKYQNVINQEYTLRNKSINKHIFNNIKYPLTNNKINEQNIAEVEHIKWNTCNNSILASTSFSYNNNSLDITNKYCYTETYNDYKCKEDINFIVNKNLKYKEEKEEEEEDIIPEVLQDAIFQPSDLSHKLDKCEDKLQLISNKDLLMDDIDNEELKSEIGKNEFNFHLNKNSHSKIYLKNDNPDYNSSINSVLNETQKLCNNTIYESTYKDTRKLSVPVIISNQVITLDQIPLPLQKMLKNRLSMKQNSLNNENKINKDNIESCNIQLCQVKNNVSNIEVENRNANSNILSKHYQKSIKDNKEICDKNILSPILKKEMKEIKYSDIAKNNVKKELQEEKNYIDKTKLPLMKIKDITQEFYKDLSYLQKKKNLTNQKYLRSRRKSLILNDTRNDEMHIQMVKFFQDITRGAKVVIRRININKYS, encoded by the exons ATGCCTGGAATATATGTACGAAAAACTAGCTGGATTGATTGGacccaaaaaaaagaaagtttaactTTAACAGTGCCTGGTTCATATTGGTTGTgtcataagaataatatatataaatttgtttttaagtaTCATCGTACAACtag aaatgaaaaacaatttaattttgaaaaagaattaatgaaaattattagaagaattataaaaaatcaaccTCCTCGAAAACAACAATTTTGTACAAGAAACCTATTAGTTACTTTca atcGTACATCATGGACTagacaagataaaatatttgcaatgatgaaattgaaaaaacaatcTCTTGTAGCATTTTCTCATGCATTTATATTGACTATAAAACTGTTCCATTCTGTAGAAATGGaacaaaatttatgtaaaataacatCTTTTCCTTCAAATGatactttaatttatcaaaacgaaaattcaaacaatatacatacatataacaataaaaatgagaaagaagataaaaaatgtttaatacattcttctaaaaatgattattcaaaaaaagataatcagtatgaaaatatttttcaatcaaataataatatagtaaatgataattttaaaaaattatcagtaaatgaagaatcgaaaaaacaaataatgaacCGCGAAGatacaaacaaattttataaaaatcaaaatatatcatttgag gataataatcaattatcattagaaaaaattgatagaaaaagCAATGAATTAtcagatgataaaataaaattaaataaggataatattcaaaaaaactttgttgaatataaagatgattttataaataatactaaaatgttaaataataatggtaCTTTTGATGACATTAATGCAGATTCTGCAAATTTACCATATCAATacttaatagaaaaagaaatagaaaatgcaaaacgaaatattaaaaaatatggattagaagaagtaaatgaaaaaaataccaCAAATTATATACcttcaaatattatgaaaatgcaAGAGTCATCTTGTCCTAAAAGGAGAAAATAtgcattaaataatgaatcacGATCTTCTGATATTACAGATTTAGTAATGGAGGGATTAATGTTTACAATTCGTCAAGGGAAAGATGCTGTAGCAGTTATAGaacaaaaaactaaattagAAGTAGATGAGGTATtagaaaattctgaaaaaattgaaataaaaaaagatgaaaaatgtttacgAAATTCTAGTTTGCTtggtttagaaaatttaataacaatgattgaattaccaaaaaaaaatgaatctgaaaataaatatcaaaatgtaattaatcaagaatatactttaagaaataaatctataaataaacacatatttaataatataaaatatcccttaacaaataataaaattaatgaacaaaatattgcTGAAGTAGAACATATAAAATGGAATACTTGTAATAACTCTATTTTAGCTAGTACTAGTTTttcatacaataataatagcttagatattacaaataaatattgttatactgaaacatataatgattataaatgcaaagaagatataaattttattgtaaataagaatttaaaatataaagaagaaaaagaagaagaagaggaagacaTAATACCTGAAGTGTTACAAGATGCAATTTTTCAACCTTCTGATTTATCtcataaattagataaatgtgaagataaattacaattaatatcaaataaagatttattaatggaTGATATTGACAATGAAGAATTGAAATCTGAAATAGGcaagaatgaatttaattttcatcttaataaaaattcacactctaaaatatatttaaaaaatgataatccaGATTACAATTCTTCTATAAACTCTGTTCTAaatgaaacacaaaaattatgtaataatacaatatatgaaTCTACATATAAAGATACACGCAAATTAAGTGTTCcagtaattatttcaaatcaagTTATTACTCTGGATCAAATACCTTTACCTTTACAGAAAATgcttaaaaatagattatcaatgaaacaaaattccttaaataatgaaaataaaataaataaagataatattgagAGTTGCAATATACAATTATgtcaagtaaaaaataatgtctCTAACATAGAAGTAGAAAATCGAAATgcaaatagtaatatattatccaaacattatcaaaaatctataaaagataataaagaaatatgtgataaaaatattttatctccaatattaaaaaaagaaatgaaagaaataaaatattctgatattgcaaaaaataatgtaaaaaaagaattacaagaagaaaaaaattatattgataaaacaaaattgccattaatgaaaataaaggatATAAcacaagaattttataaagatctttcatatttgcaaaaaaagaaaaatttaacaaatcaaAAGTATCTCAGGTCAAGAaggaaatcattaatattaaatgatactcGTAATGATGAAATGCATATACAAAtggttaaattttttcaagatattacaAGAGGTGCCAAGGTTGTTATAAGgcgcataaatataaataaatattcatga
- the LOC107997654 gene encoding uncharacterized protein LOC107997654, translating into MDDIEQQCEDAVFEVCDARERYPSRCADELQKSIKLKSDMNMLKKFQKSIINDLPILQQDQYMRENLNFNKNKICFNYLDFKLQNTINKLNNLKAIMDQIEREKTCCINKLLEH; encoded by the exons aTGG atgatATTGAACAACAATGCGAAGATGCAGTTTTTGAAGTTTGTGATGCTCGAGAACGATATCCATCACGATGTGCAGATGAACTTCAGAAATCCATTAAACTAAAAAGTGATATGAac aTGCTGAAGaagtttcaaaaatcaattataaatgatcTACCTATCTTACAGCAAGACCAATATATGAgagaaaatcttaattttaataaaaataaaatatgttttaattatttagattttaaattacaaaatactataaataaattgaataatttaaaagctaTTATGGATCAAATTGAACGAGAAAAGACATGTTGTATTAACAAGTTATTAGaacattaa
- the LOC107997672 gene encoding adipocyte plasma membrane-associated protein Hemomucin: protein MGYLKSIGTVIIYIGFFLTVITFLPGIPPEVEISEYSIKYPNTQTEFKSRLEEIQILFSGEVNGPEDFASFNGKIYTGIHGGYVVQIEENLIKPLVKFGQKCDGLWQEEKCGRPLGLKFNDKGELFVNDAYYGIFKVNINTREYINIVNSSEPIDGKIPKIVNSLDIAKNGDIYWTDSSTDFYLYDGMYSVLANPSGRLIRYNAATRKNEVLLKNLGFANGVILSDDESFVIVSESSNSRIIKYNLKGSKAGQQEIFAEGLPGVPDNINSDKQGGFLVSLIILIDSNNPYLIQSLIPHPYIRKMLLRLFYLIEAPFKLLQDIYPNYYSERVLHALGSLNVAKCIQPNRTSVILRMDKTGKILDTLLMKNVSDISSAYIYNGYLWLGSPWNEYIIRVSLKQVFPDLADNMKSSDTKEEKQEKPFLTVSATPNVKIEAKSKKVTAKQEEVIKSSLKSTIKAQTIQKSNSDATISKSTTPKSTNQQSSSVSSKTSSSSSSKTSKEVMKDNLKIEKDDSKEIKKDNFNSQIKSETSKKVPNEIKKDNSKSQTKHEISNKNNEAKMKSNQPVKKDIHETQFEKSKLVKKDDNSNKK, encoded by the exons ATgggatatttaaaatctatcggtaccgtaataatttatatcggtttttttttaactgtCATTACCTTTCTACCGGGTATACCACCAGAAGTAGAAATTTCCGAATAtag tataaaatatccaaatacACAAACTGAATTTAAAAGTCGATTagaagaaatacaaatattgttttctGGTGAAGTCAATGGTCCGGAAGATTTTGCTtcatttaatggaaaaatatatactggTATACATGGAGGTTATGTTGtgcaaattgaagaaaatcttattaaaccACTTGTAAAATTTGGTCAAAAGTGtg ATGGTTTATggcaagaagaaaaatgtggTAGACCTCttggtttaaaatttaatgataaggGAGAACTATTTGTAAATGATGCTTACTAtggtatttttaaagtaaacaTTAATACgcgagaatatataaatatagtcaATAGTTCTGAACCTATTGatggaaaaattccaaaaatagtCAATTCATTAGATATAGCAAAAAATGGCGATATTTATTGGACAGATTCAAGTACAGACTTTTATCTTTATGATGGAATGTATTCAGTTTTAGCTAATCCATCAGGAAg acttATTCGATACAATGCAGcaacaagaaaaaatgaagTCTTACTGAAGAATTTAGGATTTGCAAATGGTGTCATATTAAGTGATGATGAAAGTTTTGTAATTGTATCAGAATCTAGTAATTcacgtattattaaatataatttaaaaggttCAAAAGCTGGACaacaagaaatttttgcaGAAGGTTTACCTGGTGTAcctgataatataaatagcgaTAAGCAAGGAGGTTTTTTAGTATCTTTGATAATCTTAATAGATTCTAATAAtccttatttaattcaatctctTATACCTCATCCATATATACGAAAAATGTTattgagattattttatttaatagaagctccatttaaattattgcaagatatttatccaaattattattctgaaaGAGTTTTGCATGCATTAGGTTCACTCAATGTAGCAAAATGTATACAACCAAACAGAACTTCAGTAATACTTAGAATGGATAAAACAGGAAAAATTTTGGATACTTTATTGATGAAGAATGTCTCTGATATATCTtctgcttatatatataatggttATTTATGGCTTGGTTCTCCTTGGAATGAGTATATTATAAGGGTTTCATTAAAACAAGTATTTCCAGATTTAGCAGATAATATGAAATCTTCAGATAcaaaagaagagaaacaagaaaaacCATTTTTAACAGTTTCGGCTACACCAAATGTTAAAATAGAAGCAAAATCTAAAAAAGTAACTGCTAAACAAGAAGAAGTTATAAAATCATCTCTGAAATCAACTATTAAAGCACAAACaatacaaaaatcaaattcagatgcaacaatatcaaaatcaaCTACACCAAAATCTACAAATCAACAATCTAGTAGTGTTTCTTCAAaaacatcatcatcatcatcttcaAAAACATCAAAAGAAGTtatgaaagataatttaaaaattgaaaaagatgattcaaaggaaattaaaaaagataattttaactcacaaattaaatctgaaacatcaaaaaaagttccaaatgaaattaaaaaagataactcCAAATCACAGACTAAACATGAAATATCAAACAAAAACAATGAagcaaaaatgaaatcaaatcaacctgttaaaaaagatattcatgaGACTCAGTTTGAAAAATCTaaacttgtaaaaaaagatgataattcCAATAAGAAGTAA
- the LOC107997671 gene encoding uncharacterized protein LOC107997671 — MVPEKKLNILEKFIIFSETNTKIVKIFSYGIASISLATALYQIKPFVKFRKPSSIPSRFLHKKVQLQGTVTRIEPNYGTLLMVDHKPLIPLPRLSNPKYLPIKIAGLDITVNGISWLQTIVNRKDINFIPLTTEKNYVTCIVSMQQNEEHIKIGEELTKLGFAIVTEDSLKKLMKDKDILNYYKCLLNAQKWAQRKRNGHWHFVKNSTLLWRIQQNLSNKLKSILPMFVV; from the exons atggttccagaaaaaaaattaaatattttagaaaaatttataatttttagcgAAACAAATACTAAAATAGTAAAG attttCAGTTATGGAATTGCTAGTATAAGTTTAGCAACTGcactatatcaaattaaacct tttgttaaatttagaaaaccaTCCAGTATACCATCTCGTTTTTTACACAAAAAAGTTCAACTTCAAGGTACTGTGACACGTATAGAACCCAATTATGGTACGCTTCTAATGGTTGATCACAAGCCATTAATACCTTTGCCTCGATTAAGTAATCCAAAATATTTACCAATTAAAATAGCAGGTCTTGATATAACAGTTAATG GTATCAGTTGGTTACAAACAATTGTTaatagaaaagatataaatttcatacctttaactacagaaaaaaattatgtaacttGCATAGTATCTATGCAACAAAATGag gaacatataaaaattggcgAAGAATTAACAAAACTTGGTTTTGCTATAGTAACAGAAGAttctttaaagaaattgatgaaagataaagatattttaaattattacaaatgtttattaaatgcaCAAAAATGGGCAcaacgaaaaagaaatggacACTggcattttgttaaaaattctacTCTTTTATGGagaattcaacaaaatttaagtaataaattgaaatcaatattGCCTATGTTTGTagtataa
- the LOC107997630 gene encoding uncharacterized protein LOC107997630 yields the protein MFCNGQYLEIIKASNNCLVTVVVTVQEKIIKIKEKKISTNKWLNLEDWVALYKILEKAILRNFQTEGSLQNFKKCKWKKSTRQLEVTYTFEPSEGVKDIMSFPTIRVNVSPAKRKLTKLELPKIVTKKKEIWNQITENMVRKNSNYMHEKDNYNLSKEPENNDLVMKVSIDTKNDKIKRCFPIESTENNILEEYVPNAPISKKLCANLNYVQSNKNTLKQIQVLSNEYSSMISESKSIMEEVQYIPNSMNSLNISYETYEPSATTVLYHPEEYIPNSKGVKAFIEEYHPDFTNKTMKFDNSYVPSRLQITNENSKKLFERHKKLQSEKYILKKKEILNLNELT from the exons atgttTTGTAATGGtcaatatttggaaattattaag GcttcaaataattgtttagTTACGGTTGTCGTTACTGTTcaagaaaagataataaaaattaaagaaaaaaaaatttctactaaTAAATGGCTTAATCTTGAAGACTGGGtagcattatataaaattttggagAAAGCAATTTTACGCAATTTCCAAACAGAAGGGTcgcttcaaaattttaaaaaatgcaaatggaAAAAATCTACTCGACAACTGGAAGTCac atATACATTTGAACCATCAGAAGGTGTAAAAGATATTATGTCATTTCCTACAATTAGAGTAAATGTATCTCctgcaaaaagaaaattaacaaaattagaattgcctaaaatagtaacaaaaaaaaaagaaatttggaatcaaataacagaaaatatggttagaaaaaattccaattatatgcatgaaaaggataattataatttatcaaaggaaccagaaaataatgatttagtGATGAAGGTATCTATTGatacaaaaaatgataaaataaagagatGTTTTCCAATTGAAAGtactgaaaataatatattggaaGAATATGTGCCAAATGCAcctatatcaaaaaaattatgtgcaaatttaaattatgtacaaagcaataaaaatacattaaagcAAATTCAAGTACTTTCAAATGAATATTCTTCTATGATATCAGAGAGTAAAAGCATAATGGAAGAAGTGCAATATATTCCGAATTCTatgaattcattaaatatatcgtaCGAAACATATGAGCCTAGTGCTACAACTGTTTTGTATCATCCTGAAGAATATATTCCAAATTCAAAAGGTGTAAAAGCATTTATTGAAGAATATCATCCAGATTTTACtaataaaacaatgaaatttgataatagtTATGTGCCATCACGTCTTCAAATAACCAATGAAaactcgaaaaaattatttgagagacacaaaaaattacaatcagaaaaatatatattaaaaaaaaaagaaatattaaatcttaatgaaTTGACGTga